The following coding sequences are from one Malaciobacter pacificus window:
- a CDS encoding nickel-dependent hydrogenase large subunit produces the protein MKTVDIVERIEGEAKLNCTWENGLISDARIDFLNFRGFEYILENKSPLDALIYTPRICGICGQAHLKATVDALENVYENIGEKLEITPKAKLLREIGLNIEIIDSHIKWFYMFILPDIVKLETEDLGIYEPIKGKRWLEATKVASETIKSLAIIGGQWPHTSYMIPGGVMSDPTLLELTTMSNYLDGTIKFFENSISGVSIDKYLSFSKYENIEDLRGDLKYFSDLSLKYELTKYGKSYSQFISLGENTIFKKGRFKNKLINGIDYTKIVESEKNTFTIEDDNSEDKHTWAKSVLYKDEFYESGPLSRAMISNNKFIRSIYTKYEDSIYTRVFARINEVALLLIETKKLISKIDISQESFLEPKIDLKKLDGVYGESAIEATRGSLFHKVSINEGKIFSYNIITPSVWNLGPKYNNKFGVAQNAIIGAPSIDISKLILRSFDVCSVCTTH, from the coding sequence TTGAAAACAGTAGATATAGTAGAAAGAATTGAAGGTGAAGCAAAACTTAATTGTACTTGGGAAAATGGACTTATAAGTGATGCTAGAATTGATTTTCTAAATTTTAGAGGATTTGAATATATTTTAGAAAATAAATCTCCACTTGATGCTTTAATCTACACTCCAAGAATTTGTGGGATTTGCGGACAAGCTCACCTTAAGGCAACTGTTGATGCTTTAGAAAATGTATATGAGAATATTGGAGAGAAGTTAGAAATTACTCCAAAAGCCAAACTTCTAAGAGAAATTGGTTTAAATATTGAGATTATAGATTCACACATAAAATGGTTTTATATGTTTATTTTACCTGATATTGTTAAACTTGAAACAGAAGATTTAGGAATTTATGAACCAATAAAAGGTAAAAGATGGCTAGAAGCTACAAAAGTAGCAAGTGAAACTATAAAGTCTTTGGCAATTATAGGAGGTCAATGGCCTCATACTTCTTATATGATTCCAGGGGGAGTTATGAGTGACCCCACTTTATTAGAATTAACTACTATGAGTAATTACTTAGATGGTACTATTAAGTTTTTTGAAAATTCAATTAGTGGAGTTTCAATAGATAAATATTTATCTTTTTCAAAATATGAAAATATTGAGGATTTAAGAGGAGATTTAAAGTACTTTAGTGATTTATCATTAAAGTATGAGCTAACTAAGTATGGAAAATCATATAGTCAATTTATAAGTTTAGGGGAAAATACAATTTTTAAAAAAGGTAGATTTAAAAATAAACTTATAAATGGTATTGATTATACAAAAATTGTAGAGAGTGAAAAAAATACATTTACAATTGAAGATGATAACTCTGAAGATAAACATACTTGGGCTAAATCAGTATTGTATAAAGATGAATTTTATGAGTCAGGACCTTTATCAAGAGCTATGATATCAAACAATAAGTTTATAAGAAGTATCTATACAAAATATGAAGATTCTATTTATACAAGAGTCTTTGCAAGAATTAATGAAGTAGCTTTACTATTGATTGAAACAAAAAAACTTATATCAAAGATTGATATTTCTCAAGAGTCATTTTTAGAACCTAAAATTGATTTAAAAAAACTTGATGGTGTTTATGGAGAGAGTGCTATTGAAGCAACTAGAGGTTCTTTATTTCACAAAGTATCAATAAATGAAGGTAAAATATTTTCATATAATATAATTACTCCTAGTGTTTGGAATCTTGGACCTAAGTATAATAATAAATTTGGAGTTGCACAAAATGCAATTATTGGAGCCCCTAGTATTGATATTTCAAAACTTATTCTTCGAAGTTTTGATGTTTGTTCTGTTTGTACAACACATTAA
- a CDS encoding hydrogenase small subunit: protein MIDSSEMVKKVFTQKSGRVDTNKGEEYYNSLFQKAKTRLATLRKQEPLQDIDLMDVIDSEGVNRRDFMKWVSATTATLMLPPMFAPLVAEATELMNRVPVIWLELQDCAGNTEALLRSSAPTVDDLLFDVLSLEFHHALMAGAGHDAEHQLEDAIEHFKGQYLLFVEGSIPMGMNGNYGTIGPSGETFHDHLQRVAKDSAAVVAVGTCATFGGIPAAAPNPTGAVGVMDLVKGKPIINIPACPANPANMVGVVLHYVLTGQIPELDSLLRPKFAFGYRIHDNCERRAHFDAGEFVEEWGDEGAKNNWCLYKVGCKGPMTFNNCSIIRYNDGANWPIGVGRGCIGCSEPDFWDKYAYERPMASANIKAPTGGVEKTVDEFGLGLLTATTIGIGVHAVASAVAGKKSDEGEE, encoded by the coding sequence ATGATTGATTCATCTGAAATGGTAAAAAAAGTTTTTACCCAAAAATCAGGAAGAGTAGATACGAATAAAGGTGAAGAGTACTATAACTCTTTATTTCAAAAGGCTAAAACTAGATTAGCAACATTAAGAAAACAAGAACCCTTACAAGATATTGACTTAATGGATGTTATTGATAGTGAAGGTGTAAATAGAAGAGATTTTATGAAGTGGGTTAGTGCAACAACTGCTACACTTATGTTACCTCCAATGTTTGCTCCATTAGTAGCAGAAGCAACAGAACTAATGAACAGAGTTCCTGTTATATGGCTAGAACTACAAGACTGTGCTGGTAATACAGAAGCATTATTAAGAAGTAGTGCGCCAACAGTTGATGATTTATTATTTGATGTGTTAAGTTTAGAATTTCACCATGCTTTAATGGCTGGTGCTGGTCATGATGCTGAACATCAATTAGAAGATGCAATTGAACACTTTAAAGGACAGTATTTACTTTTTGTTGAAGGTTCAATTCCTATGGGAATGAATGGAAACTATGGAACTATTGGACCATCAGGTGAAACTTTCCATGACCATTTACAAAGAGTTGCAAAAGATTCAGCTGCTGTTGTTGCTGTTGGTACTTGTGCAACATTTGGAGGAATCCCTGCAGCTGCTCCAAATCCAACTGGTGCAGTTGGAGTTATGGATTTAGTTAAAGGTAAGCCAATTATTAATATTCCAGCATGTCCTGCAAACCCTGCAAATATGGTAGGTGTTGTATTACATTACGTATTAACTGGTCAAATTCCTGAATTAGATTCATTATTAAGACCTAAATTTGCATTTGGTTATAGAATTCATGATAACTGTGAAAGACGTGCTCACTTTGATGCTGGTGAATTTGTAGAAGAGTGGGGTGATGAAGGTGCTAAAAACAACTGGTGTTTATATAAAGTTGGTTGTAAAGGTCCTATGACATTTAATAACTGTTCTATTATTAGATATAACGATGGTGCTAACTGGCCTATTGGAGTTGGAAGAGGATGTATTGGTTGTTCTGAACCAGATTTCTGGGATAAATATGCATATGAAAGACCAATGGCAAGTGCAAATATTAAAGCGCCAACTGGTGGAGTAGAGAAAACTGTTGATGAATTTGGACTTGGATTATTAACAGCAACAACAATTGGTATTGGAGTTCATGCAGTTGCAAGTGCAGTTGCAGGAAAAAAATCAGATGAGGGAGAAGAATAA
- a CDS encoding HyaD/HybD family hydrogenase maturation endopeptidase, which yields MKKNIVVGVGNMLFKDEGIGIYAAEYIRQNYEFEGDIEVIDGGTLGFKLMTYFQEYDNVIILDTVSIEDEIGGIYRLPSDVLLGLGNYRKTAHEVEIVEMLEIVSVLDSHANVTIIGIIPEDIISVGIGLTPKMEERFEEFTLNGIKEIESLGIKAKKVNNIAVDDIVKSMIGSYNGSHLSRIPNEEDFTHETSL from the coding sequence ATGAAAAAAAATATAGTTGTTGGTGTAGGAAATATGCTTTTTAAAGATGAAGGTATTGGTATTTATGCCGCTGAATATATTAGACAAAACTATGAGTTTGAAGGTGATATTGAAGTTATTGATGGTGGGACATTAGGGTTTAAACTAATGACATATTTCCAAGAGTATGATAATGTTATTATTTTAGATACTGTGTCTATTGAAGATGAAATAGGAGGAATTTATAGATTACCTTCTGATGTTTTATTAGGACTTGGTAATTATAGAAAAACTGCTCATGAAGTAGAAATAGTAGAGATGCTTGAAATTGTTTCTGTTTTAGACTCTCACGCAAATGTAACAATTATAGGAATTATTCCAGAAGATATTATTAGTGTTGGTATTGGATTAACGCCTAAGATGGAAGAAAGATTTGAAGAGTTTACCTTAAATGGAATAAAAGAGATTGAAAGCTTAGGTATAAAAGCTAAGAAAGTAAATAATATTGCAGTTGATGATATTGTAAAAAGTATGATTGGTAGTTACAAT
- a CDS encoding nickel-dependent hydrogenase large subunit, which translates to MAKKHLVIDPITRIEGHLRIEAIIDENNVVTDAYSSSTMFRGIETILQGRDPRDCGLLAMRICGVCTGTHYQRSIEAVEHAFGVTIPKNARLVRNLIQGALYLHDHVVHFYHLHALDWVDITEALKADPKAAVAEAQKWAGVSDQRPWNASEDIYVQVQERVTRYVKQGRLGIFGNAYWGSKGFKLTPEQNLIALSHYLDALELQRDMAKMMAIFGGKNPHPQSFVVGGVTCVQDIKNPARIAEFKQLLKRSRKFIKEAYLPDVYMAGTMYADEALEGIGGGLGNFMSFGDFNLDDLPFYEASKLFPSGIVKNKDLTKVYEVDQTKITEDVTHAWYEGNTNLHPYDGVTNPNYTGFGKKEGNIAYLDTENKYSWIKSPLYDDERMEVGPLARMIVGVAKGDERISKYVTTFLKNGNLPTKVLFSTVGRTAARAIETELMADVMMEWTDELASNVAHGDLSTWTEFDFDNVAADAQGFGMAEAPRGGLGHWVKIKDGKVENYQAVVPSTWNAAPRDYKGRLGAYEASLVGTKVANPDQPLEILRTVHSFDPCIACAVHIIDTNGKELGVYKVDPIGGTSRA; encoded by the coding sequence ATGGCAAAAAAACACTTAGTAATTGATCCAATTACAAGAATTGAAGGACATCTTAGAATTGAGGCAATCATAGATGAAAACAATGTTGTAACTGATGCATACTCTTCTTCTACTATGTTTAGAGGTATTGAGACAATTTTACAAGGAAGAGACCCAAGAGACTGTGGACTACTTGCAATGAGAATTTGTGGTGTTTGTACAGGTACTCACTATCAAAGATCTATTGAAGCAGTTGAACATGCATTTGGTGTAACTATTCCAAAAAACGCAAGATTAGTTAGAAACTTAATCCAAGGTGCACTGTATTTACATGACCACGTTGTTCACTTCTATCACTTACATGCACTTGACTGGGTTGATATTACTGAAGCACTTAAAGCTGATCCAAAAGCTGCAGTTGCTGAAGCTCAAAAATGGGCAGGTGTTTCAGATCAAAGACCTTGGAATGCAAGTGAAGATATTTATGTACAAGTTCAAGAAAGAGTAACTAGATATGTAAAACAAGGTAGACTTGGTATTTTTGGAAATGCTTATTGGGGAAGTAAAGGCTTTAAATTAACTCCTGAACAAAACTTAATTGCACTTTCTCACTATTTAGATGCACTTGAATTACAAAGGGATATGGCTAAAATGATGGCTATCTTTGGTGGTAAAAACCCGCATCCACAATCATTTGTTGTTGGTGGAGTAACTTGTGTTCAAGATATTAAAAACCCAGCAAGAATTGCAGAGTTCAAACAGTTATTAAAAAGAAGTAGAAAATTTATTAAAGAAGCATATTTACCAGATGTTTACATGGCTGGTACTATGTATGCTGATGAAGCACTAGAAGGAATTGGTGGAGGATTAGGAAACTTCATGTCTTTTGGAGACTTTAATTTAGATGATTTACCATTCTATGAAGCTTCAAAGTTATTCCCATCAGGAATTGTTAAAAATAAAGATTTAACAAAAGTTTATGAAGTTGATCAAACTAAGATTACAGAAGATGTTACTCACGCTTGGTATGAAGGTAACACAAATTTACACCCATATGATGGTGTAACAAATCCTAATTATACAGGTTTTGGTAAAAAAGAGGGGAATATTGCCTACTTAGATACAGAAAATAAATACTCATGGATTAAATCACCTTTATATGATGATGAAAGAATGGAAGTAGGACCACTTGCTAGAATGATTGTAGGTGTTGCTAAAGGTGATGAAAGAATCTCTAAATATGTAACAACATTCTTAAAAAATGGTAACTTACCAACAAAAGTTTTATTTTCAACAGTAGGAAGAACAGCAGCAAGAGCTATTGAAACTGAACTTATGGCTGATGTTATGATGGAATGGACTGATGAGTTAGCATCAAATGTTGCACATGGAGATTTATCTACTTGGACTGAATTTGACTTTGATAATGTTGCTGCTGATGCTCAAGGTTTTGGTATGGCAGAAGCTCCAAGAGGTGGTTTAGGGCATTGGGTAAAAATCAAAGATGGTAAAGTAGAAAACTATCAAGCAGTAGTTCCATCAACATGGAACGCAGCACCAAGAGATTATAAAGGAAGATTAGGTGCTTATGAAGCATCATTAGTTGGTACAAAAGTAGCAAATCCTGATCAACCATTAGAAATCTTAAGAACTGTTCATAGTTTTGATCCTTGTATTGCTTGTGCTGTTCATATTATCGATACTAATGGTAAAGAGTTAGGTGTTTATAAAGTAGATCCAATAGGAGGAACTAGCCGTGCCTAA
- a CDS encoding cytochrome b/b6 domain-containing protein: MTVTMRIIHWVTVLSMIIAVVTGLYIGHPYYQTFIADPAVDKYVMAWNRWWHFIVAIIFDVTAILVGYLYFFSRFEKPYKKLIPNKQNLVEFWEVLLNLITLNRRKKFDSTHSDSFNTVFFTVFHLLLVLMLFTGLQLYVHALASGTSSIGAWWPAMLHLVTDWTLYVFGGNMGVRYVHHFCMYLILMWVIFHIYYQVWRTIFWQEGDIAIVVGGSKFVKEKEEDKKQD, from the coding sequence ATGACTGTAACCATGCGAATTATACACTGGGTAACAGTGTTAAGCATGATTATTGCAGTTGTAACCGGTCTTTATATAGGTCACCCTTATTACCAAACTTTTATTGCTGATCCTGCTGTGGATAAGTATGTTATGGCTTGGAATAGATGGTGGCACTTTATTGTTGCAATTATATTTGATGTAACTGCAATTTTAGTTGGGTATTTATACTTCTTCTCAAGGTTTGAAAAGCCTTATAAAAAGTTAATTCCAAATAAGCAAAACCTTGTGGAGTTTTGGGAAGTTCTTTTAAATCTTATTACTTTAAATAGAAGAAAGAAGTTTGATTCAACTCATAGTGATAGTTTTAATACTGTATTTTTTACAGTATTTCACTTACTATTAGTACTTATGTTATTTACAGGCTTACAGTTATATGTACACGCACTAGCTTCTGGTACCTCTTCAATTGGTGCTTGGTGGCCTGCTATGCTACATTTAGTTACTGACTGGACACTATATGTATTTGGTGGAAATATGGGTGTTAGATATGTACATCATTTCTGTATGTATTTAATTTTAATGTGGGTTATATTTCATATTTACTATCAAGTATGGAGAACAATTTTCTGGCAAGAAGGAGACATCGCTATAGTTGTTGGTGGTTCTAAATTTGTAAAAGAGAAAGAAGAGGATAAAAAACAGGATTAA